The Bacillus sp. BGMRC 2118 genome contains a region encoding:
- a CDS encoding cob(I)yrinic acid a,c-diamide adenosyltransferase encodes MKIYTKSGDKGTTSLVYGNRVPKNDTRVEAYGTCDEANSLLGAALAYIKDEISDREEIEKVFHKIQTTLFHVGAELATPSGKEVKWRLKDEDIQWLESLIDEWDRELSPLTNFILPGGSKAGATLHLARTVVRRAERRAVDVNEVNPLVLSYLNRLSDFLFVAGRYINHRLNVSETTLHQDA; translated from the coding sequence ATGAAGATCTATACTAAGTCAGGTGACAAAGGTACTACCTCTCTTGTATATGGTAACCGTGTACCAAAAAATGACACAAGAGTAGAAGCATACGGAACATGTGATGAGGCTAATTCACTTCTTGGAGCTGCATTAGCATACATAAAAGATGAAATTTCAGATAGAGAAGAGATTGAGAAGGTATTTCACAAAATACAAACGACTTTGTTCCATGTAGGAGCAGAACTAGCAACTCCAAGCGGAAAAGAAGTGAAGTGGAGACTTAAGGATGAGGATATTCAATGGTTGGAAAGCTTAATTGACGAGTGGGATCGGGAGTTGTCACCACTAACAAACTTTATTTTACCGGGTGGATCAAAAGCAGGTGCAACACTACATTTAGCAAGAACTGTTGTGAGAAGGGCTGAACGTAGAGCGGTGGATGTGAACGAAGTTAATCCGTTAGTTCTCTCGTATTTAAATCGTTTATCAGATTTCTTATTTGTAGCGGGTAGATATATTAATCATAGATTGAATGTGTCAGAAACTACACTTCATCAAGATGCATAA
- the perR gene encoding peroxide-responsive transcriptional repressor PerR encodes MTVSMQLKDALEMLKESGVRITPQRHAILEFLIQSMTHPTADDIYKSLEGKFPNMSVATVYNNLRVFREAGLVKELTYGDASSRFDFVTTDHYHVICEDCGKIVDFSYPGLDEVEALASHVTGFKVSHHRMELYGTCPDCNKKQSH; translated from the coding sequence ATGACTGTGTCTATGCAATTGAAAGATGCTCTTGAAATGTTAAAAGAATCTGGAGTACGTATAACTCCGCAACGTCATGCGATTTTAGAATTTTTAATCCAATCAATGACGCACCCGACTGCTGATGATATATATAAGTCACTCGAAGGAAAGTTTCCGAACATGAGTGTCGCAACGGTTTATAACAACTTAAGAGTTTTCCGAGAAGCGGGATTAGTAAAGGAATTAACATATGGCGATGCATCAAGTCGATTTGATTTCGTTACAACTGACCATTACCACGTTATTTGTGAGGATTGTGGGAAAATTGTAGACTTTTCATACCCGGGCTTAGATGAAGTGGAAGCATTAGCTTCACACGTTACAGGATTTAAGGTATCTCATCATCGTATGGAACTTTATGGTACTTGTCCAGACTGTAACAAAAAACAAAGTCATTAA